A genome region from Sardina pilchardus chromosome 22, fSarPil1.1, whole genome shotgun sequence includes the following:
- the adoa gene encoding 2-aminoethanethiol (cysteamine) dioxygenase a: MPRDIKPSLIQKIATQAYATFKNFGAAAIADNNVFLDNQAKLTTLVTEIRAADLKITPPKSKGSMPSPHNPPVTYMHICETDAFSMGVFLLKTGASIPLHDHPGMNGVLKVLYGKVNIRCFDKLDAPGAQSLPLFDPPLLPFQKDSIRRCVLRSIGEYTEDSGPCILTPVKDNLHQIDAVEGPAAFLDILAPPYDPDDGRDCHYFKVLQTVSKSVDRNSDQTVEGERWLLEVPQPADFWCGGEPYPGPEVSV; the protein is encoded by the coding sequence ATGCCACGGGACATCAAACCGTCTTTAATCCAGAAAATCGCCACTCAAGCTTATGCTACGTTTAAAAACTTCGGGGCGGCCGCCATTGCGGACAACAATGTCTTTCTGGATAATCAAGCGAAGCTGACTACCCTTGTAACTGAAATCAGGGCTGCAGACCTAAAGATAACACCGCCGAAAAGCAAAGGCTCCATGCCGAGTCCCCACAACCCTCCtgtcacatacatgcacatatgcgAAACTGATGCGTTCAGTATGGGAGTATTTCTGCTAAAGACAGGGGCGTCTATCCCTCTGCACGACCACCCAGGTATGAACGGAGTGTTGAAAGTTCTCTACGGCAAGGTCAACATACGATGTTTCGACAAGTTGGATGCCCCAGGTGCCCAGAGTCTTCCCCTCTTCGACCCTCCGCTGTTGCCCTTCCAGAAAGATTCAATCCGGCGCTGTGTTCTTCGGTCCATAGGTGAATATACGGAGGACAGTGGCCCTTGTATTTTGACCCCTGTGAAAGATAACCTTCATCAAATTGACGCGGTCGAAGGACCGGCTGCTTTCCTCGACATACTGGCACCCCCATACGACCCCGACGACGGGAGAGACTGTCACTATTTCAAAGTTTTACAGACGGTTTCGAAATCGGTGGACAGAAACTCAGATCAGACTGTGGAAGGGGAAAGGTGGCTTCTAGAAGTTCCTCAGCCGGCCGATTTCTGGTGTGGGGGCGAGCCTTACCCTGGCCCTGAAGTGTCTGTCTGA